From the genome of Gracilinanus agilis isolate LMUSP501 chromosome 2, AgileGrace, whole genome shotgun sequence, one region includes:
- the LOC123236069 gene encoding olfactory receptor 4S2-like, with protein sequence MEVVNNITEFVFLGLSQDPKMQLMFFSLFLLFYTVIIVGNLLILFTVCLESKLHTPMYFFLSNLSFVDIAYSSATAPKMIADFISEDKTISYWGCVTQMFTFHFFGCAEIFVLTVMAFDRYAAICQPLRYSTIMSVNTCAVLALLSWAGALGHSFVQTLLTFQLPYCSARVIDHYFCDVHPVLKLACADTSLVNLLVVANSGLISLGCFLILLTSYMVILLSLRKHSSESRRKALSTCGSHLTVVTFFFVPCIFIYLRPSTTFPLDKAVSVFYTTITPMLNPLIYTLRNEDVKNAVKRLWRHRVLGEGKKG encoded by the coding sequence ATGGAAGTAGTCAACAACATTACTGAGTTTGTATTCCTAGGGCTGTCCCAGGATCCTAAGATGCAGCTGATGTTCTTCTCCCTGTTCCTCCTCTTCTATACCGTGATCATAGTGGGGAACCTGCTGATCCTATTCACAGTATGCTTGGAGTCTAAGCTCCATACTCCCATGTATTTTTTCTTAAGTAACCTCTCCTTTGTGGACATTGCCTACTCCTCAGCCACAGCCCCTAAAATGATTGCAGACTTCATCTCAGAGGACAAGACTATCTCCTATTGGGGCTGTGTTACACAAATGTTTACTTTTCACTTCTTTGGCTGTGCTGAGATTTTTGTCCTCACAGTAATGGCGTTTGACCGCTATGCTGCCATCTGCCAGCCTCTACGCTATAGCACCATCATGAGTGTCAACACCTGTGCTGTGCTAGCCTTATTGTCTTGGGCAGGTGCCCTGGGCCACTCATTTGTGCAGACCCTTCTGACTTTCCAGCTTCCCTACTGTAGTGCTCGTGTCATCGACCACTATTTCTGCGATGTTCATCCTGTCCTCAAACTTGCCTGTGCAGATACCTCCTTAGTGAACCTGTTAGTGGTGGCCAATAGTGGTCTCATCTCCCTGGGTTGCTTCCTCATTTTACTAACCTCTTATATGGTTATCCTACTGAGCCTCCGGAAGCACTCTTCAGAGAGCCGTAGAAAGGCTCTTTCCACCTGTGGCTCTCACTTGACAGTGGTGACCTTCTTTTTTGTCCCATGCATCTTTATCTACCTTCGTCCATCTACTACCTTCCCACTAGACAAGGCAGTCTCTGTGTTCTATACCACTATCACTCCAATGCTAAATCCCCTCATCTACACTCTAAGGAATGAGGATGTGAAGAATGCTGTGAAACGCTTGTGGAGGCACAGGGttttgggggaaggaaaaaaaggttga